The Thiohalophilus sp. genome has a window encoding:
- a CDS encoding uracil-DNA glycosylase family protein translates to MKDINKTLEQHQRRLSRCRRCPDMQGPPVTGQPAVSPVMLIGQAPGNREIELHRPFAWTAGKTLFGWFERIGLDEAAFRQRVYMAAVCRCFPGKLDKGGDRVPGKEEIANCRSWMEAEVELLQPPLLIPVGKLAIGQFMPVSKLNEVIGQRHRLEVAGKVRDIIPLPHPSGASTWHRTEPGITLLNKALQAIKRHPAWKEAQDQC, encoded by the coding sequence ATGAAAGATATCAACAAGACACTCGAACAACATCAACGCCGTCTGAGCCGTTGCCGACGCTGCCCCGACATGCAGGGCCCGCCGGTCACCGGTCAGCCGGCAGTCTCGCCGGTGATGTTAATCGGCCAGGCACCCGGCAATCGCGAGATCGAACTGCACCGCCCCTTCGCCTGGACCGCCGGCAAGACCCTGTTTGGCTGGTTTGAACGGATCGGCCTGGACGAAGCGGCGTTTCGCCAGCGGGTTTACATGGCCGCGGTGTGTCGCTGCTTTCCCGGCAAACTCGACAAGGGCGGCGATCGGGTCCCGGGCAAAGAAGAAATCGCCAACTGCCGCAGCTGGATGGAAGCCGAAGTCGAACTGCTGCAACCGCCGCTGTTGATCCCGGTGGGCAAACTGGCGATCGGTCAGTTCATGCCGGTCAGTAAACTTAATGAGGTGATCGGTCAACGTCACCGGCTTGAGGTGGCAGGCAAAGTACGCGATATCATTCCCCTGCCCCATCCCTCGGGCGCCTCCACCTGGCACCGCACCGAACCCGGTATCACCCTGCTCAACAAAGCCTTGCAGGCGATCAAACGGCATCCGGCGTGGAAGGAAGCACAGGATCAGTGCTGA
- a CDS encoding ISL3 family transposase, whose product MMDETTLYEKILGIGSPWFVSGIQFIASDKTVEVHVELEDGASLSCPTCGQSAPRYDKRARRWRHLDTCQFKTQVVADVPRIQCPEHGVQTIEVPWAQDNSRYTVLFEAMVIRLLKESTASSVSRMMGLSWNAVDGIMQRAVQRGLSRRGKPALAQLGVDEVAFQKRHEYVTVVHDARGHVLHVAEDRSGASLGGFYEGLTAAQKAQIQSISMDMWPAYIRATCEHIPEAEHKIAFDKFHVNQHLNQAVDMVRKQEHRQLMRQGDETLKGTKYGWLRNYDDLKRNLRREIEQLARAANKTGRAWVIKEHAKGLWCYIKRGWAERAWQQWYQWAIRSRLEPVKKVARMIKQHLWGIINAIVLDVTNARAESINSQIKMLKDKARGFRNRERFKTAILFYCGGLSLMPEKYEMATHYNG is encoded by the coding sequence ATGATGGACGAGACGACCTTATATGAAAAGATACTGGGCATCGGCTCACCGTGGTTTGTCAGCGGCATTCAATTCATCGCGTCGGACAAAACGGTTGAGGTTCACGTTGAGCTAGAAGACGGAGCATCGTTGTCTTGCCCCACCTGCGGTCAATCGGCACCGCGGTATGACAAGCGCGCCCGTCGCTGGCGACATCTGGATACCTGCCAATTCAAGACCCAAGTGGTGGCCGACGTGCCCCGCATTCAATGCCCTGAACACGGCGTTCAGACGATCGAGGTCCCTTGGGCACAAGATAATTCGCGTTACACGGTCTTGTTTGAGGCCATGGTGATCCGGTTGCTCAAAGAGAGCACCGCCTCATCAGTCAGCCGGATGATGGGGCTGAGCTGGAATGCTGTGGATGGCATCATGCAGCGAGCCGTGCAACGTGGCCTCTCGCGCCGGGGTAAGCCCGCGCTGGCGCAGCTGGGCGTGGACGAAGTGGCCTTTCAAAAGCGCCACGAGTACGTGACCGTCGTCCACGATGCCCGCGGGCATGTTCTGCACGTGGCCGAGGATCGCAGCGGCGCCAGTCTGGGCGGATTCTATGAGGGCTTGACCGCCGCGCAAAAGGCCCAAATACAGAGTATTTCGATGGATATGTGGCCGGCTTACATTCGTGCCACCTGCGAGCACATTCCCGAGGCCGAACACAAAATCGCCTTCGACAAATTCCACGTCAACCAGCATCTGAACCAGGCGGTCGATATGGTTCGCAAACAAGAGCATCGCCAACTGATGAGGCAAGGCGATGAGACATTAAAGGGCACGAAGTATGGTTGGTTGCGTAACTATGACGATCTAAAACGCAACTTGCGCCGCGAGATAGAGCAACTGGCGCGTGCGGCGAACAAAACCGGGCGAGCGTGGGTCATTAAGGAACACGCCAAGGGCTTGTGGTGCTATATCAAACGCGGCTGGGCCGAGCGCGCCTGGCAGCAATGGTATCAGTGGGCCATCCGCAGCCGCCTTGAGCCTGTCAAAAAGGTCGCTCGGATGATTAAGCAACACCTGTGGGGCATCATCAATGCCATAGTATTGGATGTCACCAATGCCCGGGCGGAGAGTATCAACAGTCAAATCAAGATGCTCAAAGATAAGGCGCGCGGCTTTCGAAATCGGGAGCGATTCAAAACCGCCATATTGTTTTACTGCGGTGGGCTGTCGTTAATGCCAGAAAAATACGAAATGGCGACCCACTACAACGGGTGA
- a CDS encoding zinc-dependent alcohol dehydrogenase family protein, producing the protein MQAVVMTGAGDPSVLQVVEQDEPQLQQPTDIKVQLHGAGINPIDTKLRQRGVFFEDALPAILGCDGAGEVVEVGDQVQRHQVGDRVWFCHGGLGREPGNYAEYTVVPETVARPLPDEIDFTTAAAGPLVLITAWEALYDRARLQNGQSVLVHAGAGGVGHVAIQLAKLVGARVIATVSDADKAAFVRELGADEVINYRETDVVEAVMALTEGRGVDVAFDTVGPAVFNQSLSAVAHYGQLVTLLDPSKEVNWGIARQRNLGISFELMLTPMLENLPQARAHQGDILDRCAGYLHSGQLKLHVSKTLPLAEAMQAHQLIEAGHTRGKIVLQPGAS; encoded by the coding sequence GATCCGTCCGTATTACAGGTCGTGGAGCAGGACGAGCCACAACTGCAACAGCCCACCGATATCAAGGTGCAACTGCATGGGGCAGGCATCAATCCCATCGACACCAAGCTGCGTCAACGTGGCGTGTTCTTCGAGGATGCCTTGCCGGCAATTCTGGGCTGTGACGGTGCCGGGGAGGTGGTGGAAGTCGGCGACCAGGTACAACGTCACCAGGTCGGGGATCGGGTCTGGTTCTGTCACGGCGGCCTGGGTCGCGAACCGGGTAACTACGCCGAGTATACCGTGGTACCCGAAACCGTCGCCCGGCCGTTACCGGACGAGATTGATTTTACGACCGCGGCAGCCGGGCCGCTGGTGCTGATTACCGCCTGGGAAGCGCTGTATGATCGCGCCCGATTGCAAAACGGCCAGAGCGTTCTGGTCCATGCCGGCGCCGGCGGGGTCGGCCATGTGGCCATTCAGCTGGCCAAACTGGTGGGGGCGCGGGTGATCGCCACCGTCAGCGACGCGGACAAAGCCGCCTTTGTGCGCGAACTGGGTGCCGACGAGGTCATCAACTACCGGGAAACGGATGTGGTCGAGGCCGTCATGGCGCTGACCGAAGGCCGGGGCGTCGATGTGGCCTTCGACACGGTCGGCCCGGCGGTCTTCAACCAGAGTCTGTCGGCTGTCGCCCATTATGGCCAGCTGGTGACCCTGCTCGATCCGAGCAAGGAGGTTAACTGGGGCATTGCCCGCCAGCGTAATCTCGGGATCAGCTTTGAGTTAATGCTCACCCCGATGCTAGAAAATCTTCCCCAGGCCCGGGCTCACCAGGGAGACATCCTGGATCGTTGTGCCGGTTACCTGCATAGCGGGCAGTTAAAGCTGCATGTCAGCAAGACCTTGCCGCTGGCCGAGGCGATGCAGGCGCATCAGCTGATTGAAGCGGGCCACACGCGTGGCAAGATTGTATTGCAACCCGGTGCCTCCTGA